One Thermovirga sp. DNA segment encodes these proteins:
- a CDS encoding cation:proton antiporter gives AFLSKRVLPEATGHMLLAIILSSSFLYELIGPVSAKIALIYSGSIQMEQIEE, from the coding sequence TGGCTTTTCTGAGCAAAAGGGTTTTGCCCGAAGCCACGGGTCACATGTTGCTCGCGATAATATTATCCTCGTCGTTCCTGTACGAGTTGATCGGGCCCGTGAGCGCCAAGATCGCCCTGATCTACTCCGGCTCCATCCAGATGGAACAGATAGAGGAGTGA